CTGATGGCGCTCGCCAGGCCAGCGCAGGACCACGCTTCATCGTCCCGTATCCCTTCAAAGAGCTTTCGCATTTCCAGCGTGATGGCGACCTCGATCAGATGCGACATGGTCTCCACCCCGGCGCGCTCGGCCTCCAACAGCTCGTTGAGCCTTTCAATCGTCTCCATCGTCTGCGTCCCGGTCACTTCTGAAGCTCCTCCAAGAACCCTTTGAGCACCACCGCGTTGTTGTGCTCAGGGTCCCGCGCCCCGTAGACGAGGGTGACCTTCTCGCGGGACGCCTTCAGGGCCATCTCCTTGAGCAGCTCACCGTGCTTCCCGAGCTCCGCGCGATATCGCTTTCGGAACTCGGCCCACTTCTTCGGGTCGTGACCGAACCACCGCCTGAGACGATCCGACGGCGCGAGATCCTTCGCCCAGTCGTCAATCTTCACCCTCGCCCCGGAGAGCCCCCGAGGCCAGAGGCGATCCACGAGAATCCGCCGGCCATCCGCCGGCGAAGGCGGCTCATAGACCCGCTTTATCCTCATCATCGCGACGTTACCATCAGCGGTGCCGGTAGAGGTCGCCGGCCAGGTAGCGCTTCATGAACTCGCTCTCGTTGTCCGGCGTGTAGCCGGTGGTGGCGGGC
The window above is part of the Candidatus Rokuibacteriota bacterium genome. Proteins encoded here:
- a CDS encoding DUF488 domain-containing protein; this encodes MMRIKRVYEPPSPADGRRILVDRLWPRGLSGARVKIDDWAKDLAPSDRLRRWFGHDPKKWAEFRKRYRAELGKHGELLKEMALKASREKVTLVYGARDPEHNNAVVLKGFLEELQK